From the Clarias gariepinus isolate MV-2021 ecotype Netherlands chromosome 3, CGAR_prim_01v2, whole genome shotgun sequence genome, one window contains:
- the gcga gene encoding glucagon a, with protein MKGSHFSAGLVLLLVLIQSSLELPLQDDTISSETDENLLDERKDMMRARRHSEGTFSNDYSKYLETRRAQDFVQWLMNSKRSNGQVRRHADGTYTSDVSSYLQDQAAKDFITWLKSGQPKPDALQRKCSDTLHKRHVDGSFTSEVNKVLDTMAAKEYLQWVMSSQSSASGKRH; from the exons ATGAAAGGCTCACACTTCAGCGCTGGTCTTGTCCTGCTTCTCGTCCTCATCCAGAGCAGCCTGGAGCTCCCATTACAAGATGACACGATCAG CTCAGAGACAGACGAGAATCTCCTGGACGAGAGGAAAGACATGATGCGGGCGAGGAGACATTCGGAGGGAACATTCTCAAATGACTACAGTAAATACCTGGAGACACGGAGGGCGCAGGACTTCGTCCAGTGGCTCATGAACTCCAAGAGGAGCAA CGGCCAGGTGCGGCGCCACGCTGACGGCACCTACACCAGTGACGTCAGCTCGTACCTGCAGGACCAGGCGGCTAAAGACTTTATTACTTGGTTAAAAAGCGGCCAGCCCAAACCAGA TGCTCTTCAGAGGAAGTGCTCAGACACGTTACATAAGAGACACGTGGACGGCAGCTTCACCAGCGAAGTCAACAAGGTGCTGGACACCATGGCTGCCAAGGAGTACCTCCAGTGGGTCATGAGCTCTCAGTCGTCAGCGAG CGGCAAGCGACACTGA